CGCTTGAAAATTTTCGAGTAGTGTGCCGAGTGGAGAACGAGTAGGCCCATGCCCTCGAGTACCCGCTCCTGCACGCGGTCGACGATGTCGTCGGCGACTTCGTCGTGGGCTTCGTGGCCCCACCAGAGGAGCACATCCGTCTCGTCGAGTACGTTCTCGGTGAGCCCGTGTTCTGGCTCGTCGAGCGTGGCTGTCTGGATCTCGTACTCGTCGGCCGTCTCCTGTGTTCGGAAAATGTCCGCGAGCGCTTCGTGAATGCCGTCCGGATAGACGGCCGCCACCTCGTCGTCCTCGCGCTCGTGTCGGAACTCGTTCCAGACCGTGATCGTTCGCATGGGCACTCGTCCACCGTCGATCCCCTTAGCTCGCGTGATCTCCGGTGGAAATCATCCATTCGGAACGTATCACGAAGGAAGACTCACATCGTAACCCAATACATTAATCGGTCACAACCCTTATTTTGATCGCTGACTGCGTCACTCTATGGACTGGGACGGGCTTCGAACACCATCGTTTACGCTGGCTTCTCGCTGTACGACCTCCTCATCCTCCACACACCGCCGGTCTCGCACGCACCGATCCCGACGGGGTGATCGCCGGTGATCGGCACCGACATCGGTGTCGGGATTGTCGGCCTCGGCGGGATGGGCCACCACCACGCACGAAACGTCACGGACCTCGGCGCGACGGTCGTCGCCGGTGCCGATCTGGTCCCTGACCAGCGCGAGCGCTTCGCCGCCGAATTCGGCGCAGAAACCTACGAAACCCACGAGGACCTCGTCGTCGACGACGCAGTCGACGCCGTCATCGTCACAACGCCGAACCGCTTTCACGAACCAATCACGGTCGACGCACTCGAGGCAGGCTGTGACGTGCTCGTGGAAAAACCGCTCGCGCACACGCTCGACAGTGCAGAGCGGATTGCCGAAGCCGAAGCCGAGGCGGACGGCTTCTGCATGGTCGGCTTCCACAACCGCCACGCGGCCTCGATGACGATGTTCGAGGAACACCACGCACGCGGGCGTTTCGGCGAGCTAACACACATCGAAGCCAACTACGTCCGCCGACGCGGCGTTCCCGGCCCCGGCTCGTGGTTCACCAACGAGGATCTCTCCGGCGGCGGCGCGCTGCTCGATATCGGCGTCCACGCGCTGGACCTTGCCCTCTACGCGCTCGACTTCCCCGAAATCACCGAAGTCTCGGGCATCGCGCGAACGACCTTCGGGGCACAAGAAGAGTACGCCGATCCCGAGGGCTTCGGCGACAACTGGGATGCAAGCGCAGAGACGTACGAGGTCGACGATTCCGTCAGTGCCTTCATCCGGTGTGCTGACGGCCAGACGATCTCGCTGGAAGCCGCCTGGGCGACCAACCGCGAGGAGAGTATGGACTTTCGCATCCGCGGCACCGAAGCCGGTGCCCAGTTCGACATCGGCGACACCAACATGCAACTCCTCGGTGCCAGTTCGGCCGGCGGCGACCACTACACCGACACCCAGTTCACCGGCGATTCGACTCTAACCGGCTACAAAGAACAGGACGAACGCTTCCTCACCGCCGTCGCAACCGACTCCGAACCGTCGACGAACACAATCGGTGAGGCGCTCGTCGTCCAGCGCGTCATCGACGCCATCTACCGCTCGAGCGAGAGCGGCCACGCGGAATCGGTCGACTCTGTCGCCAGTGTGCACTCGAGTACGAGCGAAACGGGTGAACTCGAAGCTGAAGCTGAGGCGGAAGCGGATCTCTGAGCGGCCGGTACTACTGTTGTCGCTGTCGCTGCTGTCGTTGCTGCTGCTGATACTGTCTTGATCTGTTGACCGTTTTCGCTCGGTGTGGGCTGTATATTGTGGGCTGCGTGCTGTGCGCTGCGGACCGCACGCTGCGTCCTGTGCCACGTCTTGTGGTTGTGGACAGCCGACTGCGAGAA
The DNA window shown above is from Natrialba magadii ATCC 43099 and carries:
- a CDS encoding Gfo/Idh/MocA family protein, whose product is MIGTDIGVGIVGLGGMGHHHARNVTDLGATVVAGADLVPDQRERFAAEFGAETYETHEDLVVDDAVDAVIVTTPNRFHEPITVDALEAGCDVLVEKPLAHTLDSAERIAEAEAEADGFCMVGFHNRHAASMTMFEEHHARGRFGELTHIEANYVRRRGVPGPGSWFTNEDLSGGGALLDIGVHALDLALYALDFPEITEVSGIARTTFGAQEEYADPEGFGDNWDASAETYEVDDSVSAFIRCADGQTISLEAAWATNREESMDFRIRGTEAGAQFDIGDTNMQLLGASSAGGDHYTDTQFTGDSTLTGYKEQDERFLTAVATDSEPSTNTIGEALVVQRVIDAIYRSSESGHAESVDSVASVHSSTSETGELEAEAEAEADL